A window of the Limanda limanda chromosome 8, fLimLim1.1, whole genome shotgun sequence genome harbors these coding sequences:
- the si:ch211-284k5.2 gene encoding uncharacterized protein CFAP97D2: protein MHRSYQPFKPVTNRYLQQRWDQSDYDNHRRKVSSALPLVDTRGTSTPAHIQLKLKKLQLQDERLSTIDRDNRLLASRLAHIVCSKGLVDNHNQYHLRSLNADKRREELLLVSRQNQAIYQRITSRQSEYRRQLWLDDWERAACRQENISQFPRGLTEKQQRSNRKVTFRAVQDGVRPAGCSKAKARELEGGA from the exons ATGCACCGGTCGTACCAGCCGTTCAAACCCGTCACCAACCGATACCTGCAGCAGCGATGGGACCAGAGCGACTACGACAACCACCGCAGGAAG GTAAGCTCCGCCCTCCCTCTAGTGGACACCAGGGGCACCAGCACACCAGCTCACATCCAGCTCAAACTGAAGaagctgcag CTGCAGGACGAGCGTCTGTCCACCATCGACAGAGACAACCGTCTCCTGGCCTCCAGGCTGGCTCACATCGTCTGCTCTAAAGGTCTCGTGGACAATCACAACCAGTACCACCTGAGGAG TCTAAACGCTgacaagaggagggaggagcttcTGCTGGTTAGTCGCCAGAATCAGGCCATCTACCAGCGGATCACGTCCCGCCAGTCGGAGTATCGCCGCCAGCTGTGGTTGGACGACTGGGAGAGGGCGGCGTGCCGGCAGGAAAACATTTCCCAGTTCCCCAGAGGCCTCACAGAAAAACAG cagagGTCAAACAGAAAGGTCACGTTCAGAGCCGTGCAGGACGGCGTGCGACCAGCGGGTTGCAGCAAGGCCAAGGCCAGGGAGCTTGAGGGAGGAgcctga